One Fundidesulfovibrio terrae genomic window carries:
- a CDS encoding PAS domain S-box protein has product MSLSSNLDLLEAIDAGILVVDVASYVIEHANPKALELLGRAEGEVVGRACHGLECLCEPEKFPPMDLTAQLPPQERMLQGAEGTRMPVLISVRPLDTPKGLKSIITFTDLTPLKQAERKYASFFKNAVEGVFQSTADGRFMAVNPALCDILGYASPEELIGSLTDLRTQLYVDPADRDYLLNQLEAQGRITGFETRFRRKDGGVRWINTSARQVRDHNGRLLYIEGLNIDITERKRAEEALREAETSLRESEEKFRRTFDQSPIGAAMLSLDWTFIRANETFCRITGYEEEELLGKNIIILSHPDDVEGALDRSAKLRGGMIEHYELDKRYIHKSGKVVWVHLSAGLLRDASGNPSYYLPMVQDITERKEAEDKLARTQARLQALLTSSPAVIYSRRPVGELELTFISDNVEDLTGFTPDDFIKDHGFWLSRLNADDAPIMEAELRLQLAMGQGTREYRFINAQGLTRWIRDQFRLVLDDLGRPAEIVGYLTDVTARRLIKEALESSEARYRAIVEDQTELVCRFRPDGTITFANAAVARYFGKSKEELLGSVYMAGLPPDEAELLERHLKSLSPSNPVGAIEFKLDTPGGEERWLARNDHALFDHQGRLMEYQSVGRDITERVMAERAYEKVMDEKERLRLNLEAVFRSIPDAIIVVDTEMNVLQTNRALSELCCIGCESAHGKHLHLVAGHCKRACFEVISTTLKTREPVQEYRVECKGNRPGQTVVINSSPLLDPENNFVGAVLVIRDITRLADLEKRLTDLHGHRGLIGKSKVMRSIYAVLDQLSEVESTVLVTGESGTGKELVAEALHYGGPRAKSPLIKVNCSALSESLLESELFGHVRGAFTGAIRDKVGRFEAAEGGTIFLDEIGDISPRIQLNLLRVLERKEFERVGDSKTRRANVRVIAATNVDMLEKIRQGLFREDLYYRLKVMVIHVPPLRERTEDIPLLCEHFLGLFRASFGKHIARVGEEVMRIFMTYPWPGNVRELRSALEHASILCPGGEILPAHLPPELTRGPAPRLAVPQRHASPAPERFLQRGLSREDILEALERSANNRAKAARLLGVDRRTLYRNMEKFAIQ; this is encoded by the coding sequence ATGTCCTTGAGCAGCAATCTCGACCTTCTCGAAGCCATCGACGCCGGCATCCTGGTGGTGGACGTCGCGAGCTACGTCATCGAACATGCCAATCCCAAGGCATTGGAGCTTCTGGGACGCGCCGAGGGGGAGGTGGTGGGCCGGGCCTGCCACGGGCTGGAATGCCTTTGCGAGCCCGAGAAGTTCCCGCCCATGGACCTGACGGCCCAGCTCCCGCCCCAGGAGCGCATGCTCCAGGGGGCCGAAGGCACGCGCATGCCCGTGCTCATCTCGGTGCGGCCCCTGGACACCCCCAAGGGCCTCAAGAGCATCATCACCTTCACCGACCTCACCCCGCTCAAGCAGGCCGAGCGCAAGTATGCCTCCTTCTTCAAGAACGCCGTGGAGGGCGTGTTCCAGTCCACGGCGGACGGGCGCTTCATGGCCGTGAACCCGGCCCTGTGCGACATCCTGGGCTACGCCAGCCCGGAAGAGCTCATAGGTTCCCTCACCGACCTGCGCACCCAGCTCTACGTGGACCCTGCCGATCGCGACTACCTTCTGAACCAGCTGGAGGCCCAGGGACGCATCACCGGCTTCGAGACCCGCTTCCGGCGCAAGGACGGCGGGGTGCGCTGGATCAACACCAGCGCGCGCCAGGTGCGCGACCACAACGGCAGGCTTTTGTACATCGAAGGCCTGAACATCGACATCACCGAACGCAAACGCGCCGAGGAGGCTTTGCGGGAAGCGGAGACGTCGCTCCGGGAATCCGAGGAAAAGTTCCGGCGCACCTTCGACCAGTCCCCCATCGGGGCGGCCATGCTCTCCCTGGACTGGACCTTCATCCGGGCCAACGAGACTTTCTGCCGCATCACCGGCTACGAGGAGGAGGAACTCCTCGGCAAGAACATCATCATCCTCTCCCACCCCGACGACGTGGAGGGAGCCCTGGACCGCTCGGCCAAGCTGCGCGGCGGGATGATAGAACACTACGAGCTCGACAAGCGCTACATCCACAAGAGCGGCAAGGTGGTCTGGGTGCACCTCTCGGCGGGGCTGTTGCGCGACGCCTCCGGCAACCCCAGCTACTACCTGCCCATGGTGCAGGACATCACCGAGCGCAAGGAGGCCGAGGACAAGCTGGCACGCACCCAGGCCCGGCTCCAGGCCCTGCTCACCAGCTCTCCGGCGGTGATATACTCCCGCCGCCCCGTGGGCGAGCTGGAACTGACCTTCATCTCCGACAACGTGGAGGACCTGACAGGCTTCACCCCCGACGATTTCATCAAGGACCACGGCTTTTGGCTCTCGCGCCTGAACGCCGACGACGCCCCCATCATGGAGGCCGAGCTGCGCCTGCAGCTGGCCATGGGCCAGGGCACCCGCGAATACCGCTTCATCAACGCCCAGGGCCTAACCCGCTGGATACGCGACCAGTTCCGCCTGGTGCTCGACGACCTGGGACGCCCGGCCGAGATCGTGGGCTACCTGACCGACGTCACGGCGCGGCGCCTCATCAAGGAGGCGCTCGAATCCAGCGAGGCGCGCTACCGGGCCATCGTCGAGGACCAGACCGAGCTGGTCTGCCGCTTCCGCCCCGACGGCACCATCACTTTCGCCAACGCCGCCGTGGCCAGGTATTTCGGCAAGTCCAAGGAGGAGCTCCTGGGTTCGGTCTACATGGCCGGGCTGCCTCCGGACGAGGCCGAACTGCTGGAGCGCCACCTGAAATCCCTGTCGCCGTCCAACCCAGTAGGAGCCATCGAGTTCAAGCTGGACACCCCAGGCGGCGAGGAGCGCTGGCTGGCCCGCAACGACCACGCCCTCTTCGACCATCAGGGCAGGCTGATGGAATACCAGTCCGTGGGCCGCGACATCACCGAGCGGGTCATGGCCGAGCGGGCCTACGAGAAGGTCATGGACGAGAAGGAGCGCCTGCGCCTGAACCTTGAGGCCGTGTTCCGCTCCATCCCGGACGCCATCATCGTGGTGGACACCGAGATGAACGTGCTCCAGACCAACCGGGCCCTCTCCGAACTGTGCTGCATCGGCTGCGAGTCCGCCCACGGCAAGCATCTGCACTTGGTGGCCGGGCACTGCAAGCGGGCCTGCTTCGAGGTGATCTCCACCACCCTCAAGACCCGCGAGCCGGTGCAGGAGTACCGGGTGGAGTGCAAGGGCAACCGGCCGGGCCAGACCGTGGTCATCAACTCCTCCCCGCTCCTGGACCCGGAAAACAACTTCGTGGGCGCGGTGCTGGTCATACGAGACATCACCCGCCTGGCCGACCTGGAGAAGCGCCTCACCGACCTGCACGGCCACCGGGGGCTCATCGGCAAGTCCAAGGTGATGCGCTCCATCTACGCGGTGCTGGACCAGCTCTCCGAGGTGGAGTCCACGGTGCTGGTCACGGGCGAATCCGGCACCGGCAAGGAGCTGGTGGCCGAGGCCCTGCACTACGGCGGCCCCAGGGCCAAGAGCCCCCTCATCAAGGTGAACTGCTCGGCCCTGTCCGAAAGCCTTTTGGAGAGCGAGCTCTTCGGGCACGTGCGCGGGGCCTTCACAGGGGCCATCCGCGACAAGGTGGGACGCTTCGAGGCTGCTGAGGGCGGCACCATCTTCCTGGACGAAATCGGGGACATCTCCCCGCGCATCCAGCTGAACCTCCTGCGGGTGCTGGAGCGCAAGGAGTTCGAGCGGGTGGGCGACTCCAAGACACGCCGGGCCAACGTGCGCGTCATCGCGGCCACCAACGTGGACATGCTGGAGAAAATCCGCCAGGGCCTCTTCCGGGAGGACCTCTACTACCGCCTCAAGGTCATGGTGATCCACGTGCCGCCGCTGCGCGAGCGCACCGAGGACATCCCGCTTCTGTGCGAGCACTTCCTGGGGCTCTTCAGGGCGAGCTTCGGCAAGCACATCGCCCGGGTGGGCGAGGAGGTCATGCGCATCTTCATGACCTACCCCTGGCCCGGCAACGTGCGCGAGTTGCGTTCCGCGCTGGAGCACGCCAGCATCCTGTGCCCGGGCGGGGAAATCCTGCCCGCCCACCTGCCCCCGGAGCTCACGCGAGGTCCGGCCCCGCGCCTTGCTGTCCCCCAGCGCCACGCCAGCCCCGCCCCGGAGCGTTTCCTCCAACGGGGGCTCTCGCGCGAGGACATCCTGGAGGCCCTGGAGCGCTCGGCCAACAACCGGGCCAAGGCCGCGCGCCTTCTGGGCGTGGACCGGCGCACGCTCTACCGCAACATGGAAAAGTTCGCCATCCAGTAG
- a CDS encoding glycosyltransferase family 39 protein, with protein MKTSVLLLVAVLAVAAGLRLWQLDRAALWEDDYFNLSRGLMPLAGMFHAQMYSGPTETFHDYQPPLQYALVHAALAVSRTSLAARLVSFAAVMLSIVGLFRLGAGLFGARAGLFSALLAALSLFSIDAARSIKTYGVYFGASVWALHFLYQAVCRGRSRLWWAFVPCAAAMVYSSFLGIPSLAAQIAFAGAVLTGEAIARAPGWQRRVRHFAWACLGVSALCLPWVPAVGFIREMFYNPGADPMARMSLAKVLEFAGGFVSHVFETPAWGWAGLPLLALAGCVAALAVRRFRELALLALWTGLPAATLLTSRSEMSEALSTRHFYNVFGFLVLAAGLGADALPRLLPERFERAAGLALGGLLCVWASAPGLLRLPEYYARSISYDRDVAYWLYAHAGDADSLDVQGWKRATKRFAMNWYLPGVFTSSGERAAPGYHRVLTLENSLDSRIAGFPEPDLWRESFTLGPFGTQLSLRGELGRSPLAVTPDSQGRFRYSDDFSGLALRRDAHSLRNASTDRRLGVLLPSDWSRPGEAVYRFVLPEGVRVRSISAKVTGVLYKRHPSSRTEARIGLAAGASPESLREAGAISLDDFLAKDGTLSRQPCEPLEEIPIYGACAREAKTWDLTGFAGGGREFSVRLSITPGKEEGYLFVDDFQLDVRCEPGSAPRPDPPALELETLMANGRVRPWRPGAASLDGLYAFAPGQGAVAGLSAPGTSLGTPDDLDRFRREHPSLAPVYRLRDSSGAVAAEFYDPPLAFSDALPRRDVSNRTAFTARGVVLAGRLNAPELAVAGSRLAIPVAAPRGSVLMLNPGGEGRLIWSPDFSKGAYAGLDFDSQDNLRPSPDADNDGGLTCREERPCSFTARFVSALPVRRVRLEWYPRVVGSPDGKNVVRLSYSTDEGQTFTPLEEFTGRGLASWSQMFAKHAAVLDFSRPVNHFMLKVELSGEDAQLWSHARAADRMWLEASLDARSVGTVELPAADFPLGLTGPAGNDFRVRFMDRPVPMLDSIKDWR; from the coding sequence GTGAAGACGTCCGTTCTGCTGCTCGTGGCCGTGCTGGCCGTGGCGGCGGGCCTGCGCCTCTGGCAGCTGGACCGGGCAGCCCTGTGGGAGGACGACTACTTCAACCTGAGCCGCGGGCTCATGCCGCTTGCCGGGATGTTCCACGCCCAGATGTATTCCGGCCCCACCGAGACCTTCCACGACTACCAGCCCCCGCTCCAGTACGCCCTCGTCCATGCGGCCCTAGCCGTGTCCCGGACGAGCCTGGCGGCGAGGCTGGTCAGCTTCGCGGCGGTGATGCTGTCGATCGTGGGCCTCTTCCGCCTGGGAGCAGGGCTGTTCGGGGCGAGGGCCGGCCTTTTCTCGGCCCTGCTTGCGGCGCTGTCGCTCTTTTCCATCGATGCGGCCAGGTCCATCAAGACCTACGGCGTCTATTTTGGCGCGTCCGTCTGGGCGCTGCACTTTCTCTACCAGGCCGTGTGCCGGGGGCGGTCGCGCCTGTGGTGGGCCTTCGTCCCCTGCGCCGCGGCCATGGTCTATTCGTCCTTCCTGGGAATTCCGAGCCTGGCCGCCCAGATCGCCTTCGCCGGGGCGGTGCTGACGGGTGAGGCGATCGCCCGCGCGCCCGGCTGGCAGCGCCGCGTCCGGCATTTCGCCTGGGCCTGCCTGGGCGTGTCCGCCCTGTGCCTGCCCTGGGTCCCGGCCGTGGGCTTCATCCGGGAGATGTTTTACAATCCCGGAGCGGACCCCATGGCCAGGATGAGTCTCGCCAAGGTCCTCGAGTTCGCGGGCGGGTTCGTCAGCCACGTGTTCGAGACCCCGGCCTGGGGATGGGCCGGTCTGCCGCTTCTGGCCCTGGCCGGCTGCGTGGCGGCCCTGGCCGTGCGCCGCTTCAGGGAACTCGCTTTGCTGGCGCTGTGGACCGGGCTTCCCGCGGCCACCCTCCTGACCAGCCGCTCCGAAATGAGCGAGGCGCTGTCCACGCGCCACTTCTACAACGTGTTCGGCTTTCTGGTCCTGGCGGCGGGCCTGGGGGCCGACGCCCTGCCGAGGCTCCTTCCCGAGCGGTTCGAGAGGGCCGCCGGGCTGGCCCTGGGCGGCCTCCTGTGCGTGTGGGCCAGCGCCCCGGGCCTCTTGCGCCTGCCCGAATACTACGCCCGCTCTATCAGCTACGACCGCGACGTGGCCTACTGGCTGTACGCCCATGCGGGCGATGCGGACTCCCTGGACGTGCAGGGTTGGAAACGGGCCACGAAACGCTTCGCCATGAACTGGTATCTCCCCGGGGTGTTCACCTCTTCCGGCGAGAGGGCCGCCCCGGGCTACCACCGCGTGCTGACCCTGGAGAACTCCCTGGACTCGCGCATTGCCGGGTTTCCGGAGCCGGACCTCTGGCGCGAGAGCTTCACGCTCGGCCCCTTCGGCACGCAGCTCAGCCTGCGGGGTGAACTTGGTCGTTCCCCGCTGGCCGTGACGCCGGACAGCCAGGGGCGCTTCCGCTACTCCGACGACTTCTCCGGGCTTGCGCTGCGCCGGGACGCGCACTCGCTGCGAAACGCCTCCACGGACCGGCGGCTCGGCGTGCTCCTGCCCTCGGACTGGTCCAGGCCCGGCGAGGCGGTCTACCGGTTCGTTCTGCCCGAGGGCGTCCGGGTCCGGTCCATCTCGGCCAAGGTCACGGGCGTGCTCTACAAGAGGCATCCGTCCAGCCGCACCGAAGCCAGGATCGGCCTCGCGGCGGGCGCGTCCCCGGAGTCCCTGCGAGAGGCGGGGGCGATCTCCCTGGACGACTTTCTCGCGAAGGACGGAACCCTGTCCCGCCAGCCCTGCGAGCCCCTGGAGGAGATACCCATCTACGGTGCCTGCGCCAGGGAGGCCAAGACCTGGGACCTGACCGGGTTCGCCGGCGGGGGGCGGGAATTCTCCGTGCGCCTCTCCATCACGCCCGGCAAGGAGGAAGGCTACCTCTTCGTGGACGATTTCCAGCTCGATGTGCGGTGCGAGCCCGGAAGCGCTCCCCGGCCGGATCCGCCGGCGCTGGAACTCGAGACCCTCATGGCCAACGGGCGCGTGCGGCCCTGGCGGCCGGGCGCGGCCAGCCTGGATGGGCTCTACGCCTTCGCTCCCGGCCAGGGGGCCGTCGCGGGCCTGTCCGCCCCGGGAACATCCCTGGGAACCCCGGACGACCTGGACCGCTTCCGCCGGGAACATCCGAGTTTGGCCCCGGTGTACCGACTGCGGGACTCCTCGGGAGCGGTGGCCGCCGAGTTCTATGATCCGCCGCTGGCGTTTTCCGACGCCCTGCCGCGGCGGGACGTCTCGAACCGGACCGCGTTCACGGCCCGGGGAGTGGTGCTCGCGGGGCGCCTGAACGCGCCGGAGCTTGCCGTGGCGGGTTCCAGGTTGGCCATCCCCGTGGCCGCGCCGCGCGGCTCGGTGCTCATGTTGAACCCGGGCGGCGAGGGCAGGCTTATCTGGTCGCCGGACTTCTCCAAGGGGGCTTACGCCGGCCTGGACTTCGACTCCCAGGACAACCTGCGACCCTCCCCCGACGCCGACAACGACGGCGGCCTGACCTGCCGGGAGGAACGCCCCTGCTCGTTCACGGCCCGGTTCGTGTCGGCTCTGCCCGTGCGCCGGGTGCGCCTGGAATGGTATCCGCGCGTGGTGGGCTCCCCGGACGGGAAAAACGTGGTGCGCCTGTCGTATTCCACCGACGAGGGGCAGACCTTCACTCCCCTGGAGGAATTCACCGGGCGCGGGCTGGCCTCCTGGAGCCAGATGTTCGCAAAGCACGCCGCGGTGCTGGACTTTTCCAGGCCGGTGAATCATTTCATGCTCAAGGTGGAGCTCTCCGGCGAGGACGCGCAGCTCTGGTCCCACGCGCGCGCGGCCGACCGCATGTGGCTGGAGGCGTCGCTGGACGCGCGATCCGTGGGCACGGTGGAACTGCCCGCCGCCGATTTCCCGCTCGGCCTCACGGGGCCCGCCGGGAACGACTTCCGCGTCCGTTTCATGGACAGGCCCGTGCCGATGTTGGACTCCATCAAGGACTGGAGGTGA
- a CDS encoding mechanosensitive ion channel domain-containing protein produces the protein MRRLSVAVLTACVFLAGAVPCLAQGGVAWREVLKGIERDLDRRAEEVEAIRAELPNIMAKAQQSLARMDNKLTQVSILRGVAGRTPWALRTLVAHTSGIRRDFELSGHYLDLARAHLSRIKEDNATLKEIRRKGPENEYNDETIAALAPATAKLKAIKKDVDEIKSEVDAQIGQFAQFRQNLDSLRGEFRTDYIRVLTEHYFRRTHPPLDGYGIALLKNQAGAWREDYPRFLLPVLAWTEWTELALFGLPAWLLLYFAGAGAARRMGVSQERRVRLGWPLLSFGVSLYLVTLEVPYTASHMLNLALVSVAAWGAVLLVRHRQAGNQLDFLLLLYVAGCLAQAADIPAEMLCVGGAPLLALAAWNRWRAGARGTGAALAALSLAALSGFGPQAVVLAQAWFMFTLTRAAAGSLKAWLQELGGIWTGYVYPLAVTVLYVTYLSWVLIFMGGPGFLDYVFALEVSLGPVKVSLDAVAVMALMFFAARLMLAWVPAGLDRATFSGKALDQALAHTLSTLLSYVTWLTFLLAVLHILGLPLTGLTWIASGLSVGVGFGLKDIINNFVSGLIILFGGSIKKGDVVQTGKTLGEVVAVSVRNTTVRTLDNSMVIIPNSSFLKGEIINWSYQDKRIRLTIPVSVVPGTKIKKVRKILEQAALANELVLRDPEPSVMLRQFGKMGLDFELYVWIADFRDKYRVESELAADIDQLLQENKITVAFQSAKVKYKPKGSEEAQREAAREELRAKRHAVFALVRPLRRVHLRAKWGMAAQAPVKDES, from the coding sequence ATGAGGCGCTTGAGCGTTGCCGTTCTCACTGCCTGCGTCTTTCTGGCCGGGGCCGTCCCCTGCCTGGCCCAGGGCGGCGTGGCCTGGAGGGAGGTCCTCAAGGGCATCGAGCGCGACCTAGACCGCCGCGCCGAGGAGGTGGAGGCCATACGCGCGGAGTTGCCGAACATCATGGCCAAAGCCCAGCAGAGCCTGGCCCGCATGGACAACAAGCTCACGCAGGTGTCGATCCTGCGCGGGGTGGCCGGGAGAACCCCCTGGGCCCTGCGGACCCTCGTGGCCCACACCTCCGGCATCAGGCGGGATTTCGAACTGAGCGGACACTACCTGGACCTTGCCAGGGCGCACCTCTCGCGCATCAAGGAGGACAACGCCACCCTCAAGGAAATCAGGCGCAAAGGCCCCGAGAACGAGTACAACGACGAGACCATCGCCGCCCTTGCCCCGGCCACGGCGAAGCTCAAGGCCATCAAGAAGGACGTGGACGAGATCAAGTCTGAAGTGGACGCCCAGATCGGCCAGTTCGCCCAGTTCCGCCAGAACCTGGACAGCCTGCGCGGCGAGTTCAGGACCGACTACATACGCGTGCTGACCGAGCACTATTTCCGGCGCACCCATCCCCCCCTGGACGGGTACGGAATCGCCCTGCTCAAGAACCAGGCCGGCGCCTGGCGGGAGGACTATCCCCGTTTCCTCCTGCCGGTGCTGGCCTGGACCGAATGGACTGAGCTCGCCTTGTTCGGCCTGCCTGCCTGGCTGCTCCTGTATTTTGCCGGAGCCGGCGCGGCGCGGCGCATGGGCGTTTCACAGGAGCGGCGCGTGCGTCTGGGCTGGCCGCTTCTGTCGTTTGGGGTGTCCCTGTACCTGGTCACGCTCGAGGTCCCCTACACGGCGAGCCACATGCTGAACCTGGCGTTGGTCAGCGTGGCGGCATGGGGAGCGGTGCTCCTGGTGCGGCACAGGCAGGCGGGGAATCAACTGGACTTCCTGCTGCTCCTGTACGTGGCCGGGTGCCTGGCTCAGGCCGCCGACATCCCGGCGGAGATGCTCTGCGTGGGCGGCGCGCCCCTTCTGGCCCTGGCGGCATGGAACCGCTGGAGGGCCGGAGCGCGGGGCACCGGCGCCGCGCTCGCCGCGCTCTCCCTGGCCGCTCTTTCAGGCTTCGGCCCCCAGGCCGTGGTGCTGGCCCAGGCATGGTTCATGTTCACGCTCACGCGGGCGGCAGCGGGTTCCCTCAAGGCCTGGCTGCAGGAGCTGGGCGGCATCTGGACCGGCTACGTCTACCCCCTGGCCGTGACCGTGCTCTACGTCACCTACCTGAGCTGGGTGCTCATCTTCATGGGCGGACCAGGGTTCCTGGATTACGTGTTCGCCCTGGAGGTCTCGCTCGGCCCGGTCAAGGTGTCCCTGGACGCGGTGGCCGTCATGGCGCTGATGTTTTTCGCGGCCAGGCTCATGCTGGCCTGGGTTCCGGCCGGGCTCGACCGGGCCACCTTCTCGGGCAAGGCCCTGGACCAGGCCCTGGCCCACACCCTCTCCACGCTTCTCTCCTACGTCACCTGGCTTACGTTCCTGCTGGCGGTGCTGCACATCCTGGGGCTGCCGCTCACCGGCCTCACCTGGATCGCCTCGGGCCTGTCCGTGGGCGTGGGCTTCGGGCTCAAGGACATCATCAACAACTTCGTTTCTGGCCTGATCATCCTGTTTGGCGGCTCCATCAAGAAGGGGGACGTGGTCCAGACCGGCAAGACCCTGGGCGAGGTGGTGGCCGTGTCCGTGCGCAACACCACCGTGCGCACCCTGGACAACTCCATGGTCATCATCCCCAACTCCAGCTTCCTCAAGGGCGAGATCATCAACTGGAGCTACCAGGACAAGCGCATCCGCCTGACCATACCGGTAAGCGTGGTGCCCGGCACCAAGATCAAGAAGGTGCGCAAGATCCTCGAGCAGGCCGCCCTGGCCAACGAGCTGGTGCTGAGGGATCCGGAACCGTCGGTGATGCTGCGCCAGTTCGGCAAGATGGGTCTCGACTTCGAACTCTACGTCTGGATCGCCGACTTCCGCGACAAGTACCGCGTGGAGTCCGAGCTGGCCGCGGACATCGACCAGCTCCTGCAGGAGAACAAGATCACCGTGGCCTTCCAGAGCGCCAAGGTGAAGTACAAGCCCAAGGGCAGCGAGGAGGCCCAGCGCGAGGCCGCCCGCGAGGAACTGCGCGCCAAGCGCCACGCCGTGTTCGCCTTGGTCAGGCCGCTTAGGCGCGTGCACTTGCGGGCCAAATGGGGCATGGCCGCCCAGGCGCCGGTCAAGGACGAATCCTGA
- a CDS encoding RNA polymerase sigma factor, whose protein sequence is MTPSGDAKAVARVLAGDTEAFEVLVRAHQEHLFRLLSRHLPRSEVAEAAQEALLDAYQNLSKLREPERFKAWLSSIALRRSADFWRENSRRAERGVDFSSPEELAWLEDAMLEDSSRRFEEMTERREAAKLVETLMEEVSPEDRIALELYYAEEYDVAEIGEMLGWGESKVKVRLHRARKKMARKCESLLGQGVRP, encoded by the coding sequence ATGACCCCCTCGGGGGACGCGAAAGCGGTAGCGCGCGTCCTGGCTGGAGATACGGAAGCGTTCGAGGTGCTGGTGCGCGCGCATCAGGAGCATCTCTTCCGCCTGTTGTCGCGCCACCTGCCCCGCAGCGAAGTGGCCGAGGCGGCCCAGGAGGCCCTGCTGGACGCCTACCAGAACCTCTCCAAGCTGCGCGAGCCCGAACGGTTCAAGGCCTGGCTGTCCTCCATAGCGCTGCGGCGTTCGGCGGACTTCTGGCGGGAGAACTCCAGGCGGGCCGAGCGCGGCGTGGACTTCTCCAGCCCCGAGGAGCTGGCCTGGCTGGAAGACGCCATGCTGGAGGATTCCTCCCGGCGCTTCGAGGAGATGACCGAACGTAGGGAGGCCGCCAAGCTGGTGGAGACCCTGATGGAGGAAGTGAGCCCGGAGGACCGCATCGCCCTGGAGCTCTACTACGCCGAGGAATACGACGTGGCCGAGATCGGCGAGATGCTGGGTTGGGGCGAATCCAAGGTGAAGGTGCGCTTGCACCGCGCCCGCAAGAAAATGGCCCGCAAGTGCGAAAGCCTGCTGGGTCAGGGAGTGAGGCCATGA
- a CDS encoding phage tail protein: protein MAYTRTTVIDASPSGDSVKQAVLDLDADLTGAFDGLNQIQAVLSLKINQSEYDQPSGVPRLDASGKIQAGQLPGTLADLPIGMIAPFGLETLPTGSNWLECNGSELSIADYQSLYAAIGNAFGLAASPSNFKLPDLRGQFLRGWDHGRGLDPDAAVRTGGDHVGSTQADIMKKHCHPIGGVVGTAGGGTGVVDCQAWDNGPYNYGTTDFTHTTDKNVGSLDADPYYGRARGNETRPVNTAVMYCVKWR, encoded by the coding sequence ATGGCTTATACGCGAACCACAGTAATCGACGCTTCTCCCTCGGGGGATTCGGTCAAGCAGGCGGTCCTGGACCTGGACGCCGACCTGACCGGAGCCTTCGACGGGCTCAACCAGATTCAGGCCGTCCTGTCCCTGAAGATCAACCAGTCCGAGTACGACCAGCCGAGCGGAGTGCCTCGCCTGGACGCCTCGGGAAAGATCCAGGCCGGGCAGCTTCCCGGTACCCTGGCAGACCTGCCCATCGGCATGATCGCCCCCTTCGGCCTGGAGACCCTGCCCACGGGGAGCAACTGGCTGGAGTGCAACGGCTCCGAGCTTTCCATCGCCGACTACCAGAGCTTGTACGCCGCCATAGGCAACGCCTTCGGTCTGGCCGCAAGCCCCTCCAACTTCAAGCTGCCCGACCTGCGCGGCCAGTTTCTGCGCGGCTGGGACCATGGGCGCGGGCTGGATCCCGATGCGGCCGTGCGAACGGGAGGCGACCACGTGGGCTCCACCCAGGCCGACATCATGAAGAAGCACTGCCATCCCATCGGCGGCGTGGTGGGCACGGCCGGTGGCGGCACCGGAGTGGTGGACTGCCAGGCTTGGGACAATGGTCCGTACAACTACGGCACCACGGACTTCACGCATACCACCGACAAGAACGTCGGTTCGCTGGACGCCGACCCCTACTACGGCCGTGCCCGGGGCAACGAGACCCGGCCCGTGAACACGGCGGTCATGTACTGCGTCAAGTGGAGGTAA
- a CDS encoding tail fiber assembly protein, translated as MILYCYDESGVYTGPVSPALSPARPFVGGEPNYLRPARSTDKAPPAAGPGYVPMFDGSKWTLAEDRRGTVAYDTVSGKPRAVISLGALPEGWVETPPPSDCHVWSGDAWLEDPSLRLALVRRERTARLASCDWTQLADAPLSGPSKAAWAAYRQELRDYPAGWNTDKPWPLAPTE; from the coding sequence ATGATTCTCTATTGTTACGATGAGTCCGGCGTCTACACCGGCCCCGTGTCTCCGGCCCTGTCCCCGGCTCGCCCCTTCGTGGGAGGCGAGCCCAACTACCTGCGCCCGGCCCGCTCCACGGACAAGGCTCCTCCGGCGGCCGGTCCCGGCTACGTGCCCATGTTTGATGGCTCGAAATGGACCCTCGCCGAAGACCGCCGCGGAACCGTGGCCTACGACACCGTCTCGGGAAAACCCCGGGCAGTCATAAGCCTGGGCGCCCTCCCCGAAGGATGGGTGGAGACCCCCCCGCCCTCGGACTGCCACGTCTGGTCCGGCGACGCCTGGCTGGAGGACCCGTCTCTGCGGCTCGCACTGGTGCGCCGTGAGCGCACCGCCCGGCTGGCTTCCTGCGACTGGACGCAGCTCGCCGATGCGCCCCTGTCCGGCCCGAGCAAGGCCGCCTGGGCCGCCTACCGGCAGGAGCTACGCGACTACCCCGCCGGCTGGAACACCGACAAACCCTGGCCCCTGGCCCCCACGGAGTAG